The following proteins are co-located in the Mus pahari chromosome 14, PAHARI_EIJ_v1.1, whole genome shotgun sequence genome:
- the LOC110331266 gene encoding nucleoside diphosphate kinase B isoform X2 encodes MANSERTFIAIKPDGVQRGLVGEIIKRFEQKGFHLVGLKFLQASEDLLKEHYTDLKDRPFFTGLVKYMHSGPVVAMHWEGESQVEVGSLTLGRTHVASLAGLGRPGLIDYTSCLRRTMANLERTFIAIKPDGVQRGLVGEIIKRFEQKGFRLVAMKFLRASEEHLKQHYIDLKDRPFFPGLVKYMNSGPVVAMVWEGLNVVKTGRVMLGETNPADSKPGTIRGDFCIQVGRNIIHGSDSVESAEKEIHLWFKPEELIDYKSCAHDWVYE; translated from the exons ATGGCCAACAGCGAGCGCACCTTCATCGCCATCAAGCCTGATGGGGTCCAGCGGGGGCTGGTGGGAGAGATCATCAAGCGGTTCGAGCAGAAGGGGTTCCACCTTGTTGGTTTGAAATTTCTGCAG GCTTCAGAGGACCTTCTCAAGGAGCACTACACTGACCTGAAGGACCGCCCCTTCTTTACTGGCCTGGTGAAGTACATGCACTCAGGACCAGTGGTTGCTATG cattgggaag GGGAGTCTCAGGTTGAAGTGGGTAGCCTGACACTCGGTA GAACCCACGTGGCTTCCTTGGCCGGCTTGGGACGGCCGGGCCTCATCGACTACACTTCTTGCCTCCGCAGGACCATGGCCAACCTCGAGCGTACCTTCATTGCCATCAAGCCAGATGGCGTGCAGCGTGGCCTGGTTGGTGAGATCATCAAGCGATTCGAGCAAAAGGGGTTCCGCCTGGTGGCCATGAAGTTCCTTCGG GCCTCTGAAGAACACCTGAAGCAGCATTACATCGACCTGAAGGACCGTCCTTTCTTCCCGGGGCTGGTGAAGTACATGAACTCGGGGCCTGTGGTGGCCATG GTCTGGGAGGGGCTCAATGTGGTGAAAACGGGCCGAGTGATGCTGGGGGAGACCAATCCAGCTGATTCAAAACCAGGCACCATTCGTGGGGATTTCTGCATTCAAGTTGGCAG GAACATCATTCATGGTAGTGATTCAGTGGAGAGTGCCGAGAAAGAGATCCATCTATGGTTTAAGCCTGAAGAACTGATCGACTACAAGTCTTGTGCCCATGACTGGGTGTACGAGTAG
- the LOC110331266 gene encoding nucleoside diphosphate kinase B isoform X1, whose protein sequence is MANLERTFIAIKPDGVQRGLVGEIIKRFEQKGFRLVAMKFLRASEEHLKQHYIDLKDRPFFPGLVKYMNSGPVVAMVWEGLNVVKTGRVMLGETNPADSKPGTIRGDFCIQVGRNIIHGSDSVESAEKEIHLWFKPEELIDYKSCAHDWVYE, encoded by the exons ATGGCCAACCTCGAGCGTACCTTCATTGCCATCAAGCCAGATGGCGTGCAGCGTGGCCTGGTTGGTGAGATCATCAAGCGATTCGAGCAAAAGGGGTTCCGCCTGGTGGCCATGAAGTTCCTTCGG GCCTCTGAAGAACACCTGAAGCAGCATTACATCGACCTGAAGGACCGTCCTTTCTTCCCGGGGCTGGTGAAGTACATGAACTCGGGGCCTGTGGTGGCCATG GTCTGGGAGGGGCTCAATGTGGTGAAAACGGGCCGAGTGATGCTGGGGGAGACCAATCCAGCTGATTCAAAACCAGGCACCATTCGTGGGGATTTCTGCATTCAAGTTGGCAG GAACATCATTCATGGTAGTGATTCAGTGGAGAGTGCCGAGAAAGAGATCCATCTATGGTTTAAGCCTGAAGAACTGATCGACTACAAGTCTTGTGCCCATGACTGGGTGTACGAGTAG
- the LOC110331267 gene encoding uncharacterized protein LOC110331267, with amino-acid sequence MGDGSRETRTTTSRRGERRDTGRDERRHTPEDPAAQPGTLSLPGLASRLCPRPKARGARPLLAGLRRTAGQEVICSPPKSASSSLSLGELVLNSLFQETSAFALPCDIRAQLDSPCSGTPRVFPISEIQPSVLCSLLEFSLPHPK; translated from the coding sequence ATGGGCGACGGAAGCAGAGAGACTAGAACGACCACCAGCCGGCGCGGAGAGAGGAGGGACACGGGGCGGGACGAGAGACGCCACACCCCGGAGGACCCCGCTGCCCAACCCGGGACGCTCAGCCTGCCTGGTCTTGCCAGTCGTCTCTGTCCCCGCCCAAAGGCTCGCGGTGCACGCCCTCTCCTTGCAGGGCTGCGGAGGACTGCGGGGCAGGAAGTGATTTGTTCCCCACCCAAGTCCGCCAGCTCTTCGCTCAGCCTCGGAGAACTGGTCCTGAATTCTTTATTCCAGGAGACTTCTGCATTCGCCCTTCCCTGCGACATCCGCGCCCAGCTGGACTCTCCATGCTCTGGGACACCCCGAGTTTTTCCTATCTCCGAAATCCAGCCCTCTGTTCTTTGCTCTCTGCTTGAGTTTAGTCTTCCTCATCCAAAATGA